One genomic region from uncultured Subdoligranulum sp. encodes:
- a CDS encoding DUF2513 domain-containing protein, with product MKRDMDLIRNILLEIEKQDINSTHIRPIVVDGYTPMEIMQHVKLMEGHGLVRDCIYDRCYNTYVRTITWEGYDFLEKIRDHTMWEKTKNVIVQKGLPLVFDTVKTVSTALVTAAAEGVANSIIKNGGQI from the coding sequence ATGAAAAGAGACATGGATTTAATCCGAAATATTCTGTTAGAAATTGAAAAGCAGGATATAAATAGCACACATATTAGGCCTATTGTCGTAGATGGATATACTCCAATGGAAATTATGCAGCATGTTAAACTTATGGAAGGTCATGGACTGGTGCGGGATTGCATATATGACCGGTGTTATAACACTTATGTGCGTACTATAACGTGGGAAGGCTATGACTTTCTGGAGAAGATACGTGATCATACTATGTGGGAAAAGACCAAAAATGTAATTGTACAAAAAGGGCTTCCATTGGTTTTTGATACAGTTAAAACTGTTTCAACCGCACTTGTAACGGCAGCAGCAGAAGGTGTCGCAAATTCGATTATTAAAAACGGAGGGCAAATCTGA